The genomic interval TCAAGCAGCATTAATCTTTAGCCATTGATCTCTAAAcagaattgaaaaaataaaacatcagacTATCTAGTTCTGCTTTCCTTAACCTAGTCTGTTCCTGATACCATTTAAGTTTACGTTACTACTTTTTAAACACAACTTCCTGTATTGAGAGGACAACAGCCTGGCTCAGATTTCAGTCATTTCTGTCTGGTGCAGAGATTTCTTTCATTAGAGGTACAGCAGAACATTCAGATGTTGGTCAATACAAGATGTGTTTAGCATTTAGGACAATCACAGCAGATCAATAGAGTTCTGGGTCAGCTCAGATTTGATTGCTGATCAGAGTTTGCAAGTTTGCAGATCATGAAGGTGTCTTGGCTAGATGGAATATCTGACAGTCTGGCTGTTGATAGATCTCAGTCTGGACAGTCTAAGCAGGAGGTTGGAGTGAAGACCAGTAAAGGGAGGAGGCCCAAGCCAAATTTGTACATCTGCAGTTAAACCAGCATTGGGGAAGAACAGAgatgcactgcagcagctgtggcctTAGAGCCCCTAAGAAAACCATAGATCAAAGAAAGTTTTGAGTTCATGATCTCTTTCCAAGcccaggaacaccttccaccatcccaggttcctccaagccccatccagcctggccttgcttcaccaccctcacagtaaggaatttcttcctactATCTAATCTatcccttctctctttcagtttcaagccatttccccttgtcctctCATTTGTCCTATCACAAATGCCCAAACTGCATTGCTTTGCATCTGAAATGAAGAGGGAACAGCCTTCACCCCCTTGTCTGCTTGCAGCGTTTTGTGGGAAGCTCCTGAGACTCACACTGACCTCCAGTTTCAGTGAGGGGAATAAAGCTCCAAACTCCAACTGGCAGATTGATCTAAATCCTGGCGGAGAAATGGCTAATCACTGTCCTAATAAAGCCACTGAATCCCAAATCACAGGTCAGAGGGATACTGAGGCCATCAAACCCCCAGCCCTGTAcaggagagctgctctccctgcatgGGGACTGCTCCTGGTTCTGTTCCTCAGCTCTGGAAGTCAGAGATGGAATATTTTACCTTATTTTGCAGTTTTGCCTGGGGTCATCTCACTACTGAGTGGGTGGTAAagcacaaaaatgtttttgtggtGTCCAGCACAATTTGAAGAAAGCTTTTTAATAATTTGATCCAGTTTGCTTTCCATGTGTAAGGTCCATTAGGTTATTTGACAACTATGGTAAATTATGCCTCTGGCTCATATTTTTGCATCACTGTTGTGTCTagagttttctttctctctctaaCCTTGTATCAGGAGACATTCAAAAGAACATTACCATCCCTCGCTGCATTTAACTTAACCAAGATATGACTCCTGGGGATAGTCTAAtgtggaaaagagcagcaagaaATCATCATCTGTCAGCATATTAATGTTCTACATTAATGCACATCCTTCTTCATAAAAATGGGTTCTTCAATTCCAAGTCAAATAATATTGATTCTCAATGTGACACAAAGACAAGTGATCACTGTGATACAACTTAAAAAGCAACCTGAAGAGTAGTTGAGGCAGGAGGGGAATGGAAACTTGACAAGTGTTTTTGCTGAAGTGTCAGTAGAATTATTCTTTTAGGGAAGACAAGAAGTTTAAACATGCACAGGTAATTCAAACAAGCCTTTTCTgaaattccaagaggaaaaaatgctctCTAATTTCCACTTTAGTAAATTGTGATATTATTAATATTAGTATGTAAGTAGCTCTGAACAAAATGTTTAATGTTTCATAGAATATAAATTAACACATCGCTGCATTTCTGTGGGAAAGTGTATATAGTATTCCAATAGGAACAAAAGCTTTCCAATTATCTTTGTCTTTCTTATAGCCAGGCTACCTCCCTTAAAGAAGGAAacattcagaaaagaaattctCTTAATATTTCTCTTAGATTTATATATGATACATGCTTGTAAATTCCATGTGCcccatttatattttcattgatGGATTCAGTTGTCCTGTCACAATTTCCTGACTGTCTACCACCTCCAGTGCCACAATACATCCCTTCCtttctttgaatattttaagaTTGTCCCTGTGGTTCCTTCTGTCCCCTCAGTGTGCCTGTCTAGCACACATCCAGGCACAATGCAGTCTCTAGGGTCTGGATGGCTTTTTTTCCATTGGAGGAAAATCCCTGCCTGAACCCCCAGTGAGGGACAGAAGCCAAATGGATGTGAGTTGAAAAAATATCTCTGCTGTGTCGGGGAAGTTAAGTCTGTTTTGGGTCAGACAACCAAGTGAGTCGAGGTCTCCTGAGAAACATCCAGCACAAGGAGAGGAAGAGATGCAGGGGAGTGTGGAAACTGGAACGGGTGCAGAGAGCCACAGAGAGGTGCTGAATCATCTGATCCTTCCCACGTAAATCTGAGTCCTGCAGCACCAGACCCCTCCTGACTCAAACAACCTGACTCATCCTGTACCCTGCTTGTGACATTTTCTCTCATGACaatcctttcctcttcctccacaTAAACCAAGATATGATGGACACATTCAGTATCACAAGATTTTCTGTATCAGGGttctttttcagctctttttgctgttttcctgaaCATCAAGTCTGAACCACATCCCTGGCTGTCACCCACTGTCTCTTCAAAgcatgaacacacacacagacacaacaCACAAAAGGCtttctaaaaacaaaatacatcATTCCCAGTAATTTCTGGAGTCAACACTAACAGAGCAATCCATTGTTGAAAATGTGTCAATAGGGACCACCCCACTGGGTAAGAGAGGAGTAGGGAGTGATTTTAGCACTCTCTGTCCTCGCCCTGGACCTGCTGGCTGCCTCTCTGGCCCTGTTTTCAGCTGTCCTAAACATCTTCTCAAAAATGAAATCTCCCTCTAAAGCCTGATGGGAAGGGGATGGAAAAGATTGTACAAAACTGAGGTATAAATTCATCTCTGTTTAATAAGCCTGCTGTTAAAGTTATTACCCACTTCCCCTCTGCAGACAGTGAGAAAAATTAAACTACTCCATGTCATGTGTCTCACCTTGTGCTGTGGCTTAGGAGAAAGCCCTGCTGGAAGTTCCTCTTTCCATTATTGACTAAAGCAGGAGCCTGAAAAATCTGTGAAGACTCATTTGCTGGTTTTAATGACTAAAGTTAGTCAAAATGTGTTCCACCCCTGAAATGGCCTGTGTCTGCACTGCCTGTGTAGGatgccagctgctccaggcaaaGAGGGGCTCTTATTGGTATTTTATACTGTAGTCATGAAATCCACTTCTTATGTGTGTTGATTGATATCCTGGGGACTTCAGATGTCATGCACAGCCATGGAAAAGCTCTCTGTGAAGAGCCAAAGTAATTGCAAAATGACTTACAATGAGGCGTGGAAAGGCTACTGCAGATCCAGCTTTTGTTGTGATGCATCCTCCAGCCTtgaggaagagaaaatgcaCAGAATGTACCAATGTAGTTCGTGGCATGTTGAATTTTATACTGAAGGTACTTGGGAAAACAAGGATTTACATTCCAGCTACTGTAGGGAACATTTCAAACAGgcctttcagagaaaaaagtcAAATCCATGAGCTATAATTATAGCTCAGGAATTTATAAGGGGAATGGGGACTGTATTTTTCTAGGAAATTGTGTTAATATCTTCAATGTAGTATAACttaacatttctgttttctagCTCTGCACCTTCTTATTTGCATCCTCTTCTTTGCATTCCTCTGGGACAGAAACCAAGTTCTGCCAAGTCCTCCAAGGATTAAAACAGGGAGTTTGAATCTGCAGCTCAGAACTTTGTGTGGCCCAAGGGCAGCTCAGGAAAGCTCCATGAAAGGAGCAGGGAACTCAGGCTCAGACAGGgtggagagcagctccctgaCACAGAACCCCTAAaggcttttttcctgccttcagTATCCTCAAACTGCAGGGGAGAAACCCCTGAAACAACAGCTGAATCTGCAAAAGGAAattagaaatgagaaaaaagccAAGTTTCCAAGCTTCACCTGCTGAAGATAAAAATATTGGACCTTCTCACCAAGAATTCTGGCAAACCCAGCGCCTCCCCAAGCCCTTCCAGTGAAGCAGGATGACTTCCTGAGGGTGTGTGCACAGTAAGAAGTGCAGCATTTCCCTGGAAACTCTGAGCAAAATGCCCTGCAGCTCTTCCGAGAGATGCCAGCTCCAGTCCTGGGTGCCAAGTGGACATGTCAGTGCAGGATTGCACTGAATTGATCTGTGTGGCACACCAGGGAGTTCTCACAGTTCTGTTACTTCCAGATCCACAACCAGAGGATATGATGCTGAAATCTCCTTGTCTCACTACATAGGTAAAAATATCCAAAACCAACTTGTTTTGCATGAATGCAAGTCTCCATTCTGAGATAAACCTATGTTCAGAAGAGTCCATCAAAATGGCTCATAGCTCAATGTACACCCCTGTCAGTGGAGCCAGTGGAGCATTTATCCATTTTCTATACTTTGGATAACTTCCACTGTCCTCTGCCTCTTTTGATTAATGTGCCAACTTTTCTCATTTCCCAATTACTCACCAGGTACTCATATGAAGTAGTTAATGGTGCCCTTACAGGGGCTTTGACAAACATGGAGTGCTTGAATTCAGCCCTCCTTAAGTGTGCACTTTGCTGTTCACAGTGGAacccagggatgtgctgcagcacaTTCCATTGGCAAAGGGAAACATTTTGAGGACATGGCCAGTGCCTCCTGTGACTCCTGCATACTGCCAAAAATCTTGTCTGGGTTAATGTTGCCAATATTACACTACATTAATGGAAATATTACATTACATTCATTACGTTGCTATTGTATAAAGCTGCACAATCCCGAGGCCAGCATGCAGCACACCCTCTTCCTTCCAGTGTATAAAAGCAAGTACCAATGAGGTTtgctttataaagaaaaataccaaatgCTTTAATATCACTTTCATaaggaaaaatctgtttttattttctgtctcagttgtaaaaataaaatatttccattcatATAGAGCCAGAGCAAGTCTTTGGTTGGATACATTCTTCTATCTTTATTGAGACAGATGTGATATAGAACACAAATAAAGCTTTgagaaataaactgaaatatattttccacTCTCTTTGTCCTCTCCATCTGCAACACAGTCGTGGTCATAGCAACATTGGTCCATTGGTTATctggttttcttctgcttctatTCTTACAGGCTTTCAGCATCCGAGCTCAGCAGGATCAGAAAGGATTGAAAACAAGTGGAAGCAGGCTCAGGTGGGTCTGGCACATCCACACTTTGAGCTGACCTGATGAGTTTGCACAGCCCATTGCTTTCCTCTCATAGAGATCacagtgggtgctgctgcccttcTGGCTTTTTAGTAAATGACTCAAACCTCTCTGGTTTCCTTTTCTGTAAGACTGGGTTCAAGCTGAACAGACTCCATCTTTCACTTCAGTTTCTTTACAGAGGTTAAtgtgcaagaagaaaaatgaagccAATTTGGTAGCTACTTCAGAAGGATTTACTCACCTCAGGTATGCTGCAGTGTGGAGTGGAATGATGGAATTTaccaggggaagaaaaaggagaaatggaaagaaactaAGTATTAAGAAATTAtgtgggaaaaacaaaacaaaacaaaacaaaaggcataaataaaacaaaaccaaaaaaaaattgtaagtgAAGCAGAGGTACAGAAAATGTTTAGTCCTGCACAAATTTTCAAATACTTGtcttctgctgtgctctgaaagAGTTAATCCTGGTGTCAGCCAGGAACCCAACTAATGATTCCTCTGCTCTTACATCAGCAGCAGATCAAGATCAAATTTAACATTGTTAAAATGCAGGGAATAGCCATAAAATGAATCCTTAATGAAAGGAGCAATGGGTCAAAAGGGCACATTTGCTATTCAATAATCCAGTAAAACTTTTCGATCTGCTGAATGAAATACCTCTGTGCAATGCTGGAAATAAATGGGTTGGGTCCTTCTGATGCAGTTTATGTGTGGGATAATTTCAGCAGGTCTGAAAGTCATCACAAGAGACTTGCTTCTGCCTTTTAGTATGATTGTTGTGGTACCTTCCATGTCTTTCACATTTTAAATGATTGCTCAGTGATTCCCAGGCTCCACATTTCGAATGTGCCTCAAAGGCACCAACCCTTGGTCCCTCACGCACTGCTGCTATTTTGGAGGCAGTCTGAGCTTATTGGAACaatcattttttttccttgagaggTCAAGCTAAAGGGTCAAGCAGAGAAAAGAGATACACATACAAATAGCAGATTCGAGGAGCTCCTTGCCAGAGGATGTCAGGGATGTAAAAGGTTTACATGGCTTCAAGGAGGGGACTGGGCAGGTACTCAGAAGTGAGAGCTAACGAGAGGCTCTGAGCAGAGAAATCACACAACCAAGCTgacaaaaatcccataaattaGCCCTCAGACCTTGCACCTCTTCAATTCCAAACAGCTgaacattttctgaattttagaaAATTGTATCTACAGACTTGGGACCTTTTCTCTTTTACAGAAATTCAGGAAGGAATCAAGCATTCATACAGAGCTAAATGATCTATTTTGGTAAAGCTGTGGTGCTTGCAGGAGACACTTATTTTTTGGCTCAGAAAGCGTGTTTGCAGGATGTTTGTCATTCATGAAGAAATAAGATTTTATAGAAGTTATATGCCCCATAGGCATATAAAAGTTATATTATATGCCCCATAGGCAATAAATATGGAATAATATGCTgtacagaaatattcccaaaacAAGGCTCTCTAAGAATATAGGATCAAATTCCAGCATATTTGGGaagtgagaaaatatttttatgtcaaTAAGAATTGCAATTAAAATCTTTAGTGAGatctcaggagaaaaacaatTGCAGTGGTTAAAAAAAGGCTGAAGCCTTATAATTCCACAGAAATGGCTACAGAAACCATTTGGCTTTCTACTGATCAAACTCTGTCTCCAAGTACTTGCTGCCAcacacaacagaaaataaaaatcagcagaGATTTGAACAACAAAATCATGCCAGAatcttttgttttgctgtattttgctTGTGGCTCATAACTAGGATGCAGCACCATTATAATTTTGTAAAAGCTTTTTGGACTGAGTTTTGGGGGTGTTTCTGGTCTGCTTCCCCACCCTCTGCCATAAACAAATAACCTGCATCTGGTTTTGTATCCCGCATTTCAGACTCGCAGCTCCCTAATTCCCACTTTTGTGACTCTGTGCGTGCATCAGCCCCGGGAGCTGATGCAAGTGGCTGGAACCTCTTTCCGTACACTATAATCTAACGCACTTAGCGAGCCAATGAATATGTGGCAAAGGAGGGGCTTTCTGGCTgaggggctctggcaggggaaCAGCTGTTGAGCAGCAAAACCTTACCCAGAGCCAGGCAAACACACTCATTCACATCCTcggtggctctgtgctgccaggggtgGCAAGGCAGCTACCCCCCTCCTCCTGTCTCTGCCAAAAGTGAGCAAACTtgcacagagaaacagaaaggacAGCAAACCTCAGCTGTGAGGCATTTCAGCACATCCAGCGATGGCCTGGGTCAGTAATTTCTCCTGGTTAAACCACCTTGTTCTACATGAAGAACGCCTCAGGGGGTACTTAAACAGCACTGAGGATTATTTAACCTTCCTGTGCGGGCCCAGACGGAGCCAcctgttcctgcccatggcttTGGTGTACTCGGTGATCTTCATCGTGGGGGTGGTGGGCAACTTCTTGGTTTGCCTCGTCATCCTCAAGCACCGCAACATGAAGACGCCGACCAACTACTACCTGTTCAGCCTGGCGGTCTCGgacctgctggtgctgcttttcGGGATGCCCTTGGAAGTGTACGAGATGTGGAGCAACTACCCCTTCCTGCTGGGGCCCGTGGGCTGCTACCTGAAGACGGCCCTGCTGGAGACCGTGTGCCTGGCCTCCATCCTGAGCGTGACGGCGCTGAGCGTGGAGCGCTACGTGGCCGTGCTGCACCCGCTGCGCGCCAAGCTGGCCGCCACGCGCCGCCGCGCCCGCgccaccatcctgggcctgtgGCTGCTCTCGGTGCTCTGCGCCCTGCCCAACACGGGCACCCACGGCATCGCCCTGCAGCGCTTCCCCAACGGCACCCTGGTGCCCGGCTCCGCCACCTGCACCGTGGTGGTGCCCCTGTGGATCTACAACTGCATCGTGCAGGTCACCTCTCTGCTCTTCTACGTGCTGCCCATGGGGGTGATAAGTGTGCTGTACTATCTGATGGGGCTAAGAGTAAGTCCTGCTCCGAGCTGTGCTCAGTGTTGGCTTGGCTCATTCTTGTGTGTTTGTGGCTATGTGTGGCTTCTGAGTGAGATTTTTGCACCTTTTTTTGTTGCCCGTGTTTTCCCCCTCAAAACAGCAAAAGTGTTTCTCAAACCTCTGGAAATAGTAGATCCAACTTCTTCTCTGGTGCAAGCCTGTTCTGAAATTAAGATAGCTATTAGCTATTAAGATAGCTAATTTACCCCAATCTTCTTATGAAAACTTACCATCACTGGTGCTCACATCTGAATGTTAATGAAACACCCAAGTCTATAGATTGATTCCAGCCTCTCAGACATTTACACCTTTGCAGTAGGGACTAGAAAGAAATGGaccaaaaggaaaatgtgaaaagaataaaaagaagatgGCTAGTGATTGAATCTTGTGTactgtttattttccctttccttgtgACTGTAGAATTTCCATTGCattactttcttcttttctttccctggagCTGGTGGTAATATTCACTTGTTAAAATTCACAAAGCTCATAATCTGAAATCTTACCTTGTTGCTGCAGCTAGAAAATTCAGCAATCATTTCTTCATATAACTACAGCCTTGTTTCACCAGGCTACCTTAGAGCTTATATTCATTCTCTCTTGAAAAATTTGGACTACTTTTGACAAGTATCCATCATGTAAATGTGTGGACAAAACAATCAGGATCACAGTGTTATAAAACTACCTAGCACAAGACTGAGATGCACTGCTAGTCACAGTGACTTGATGACCACTTTCTTCTCATAAGTTACAGACATTTATACAATATAAATCCCATTTTATCACACTGAATGTAACTTAGAGTTTACAAAGATCTGATCCCATATcaagaaaaggaagcaaatgaACTTATTAAATAACATGCAGTAAACTCAACCAAATCTCTGCTGGTGTATATATAATTTTGTTGTGCTGGCTGATATTTACTGTCACCTGAAATTATACAGAAGCAATTTTTACTTACCCAGTGAAAAAACACAGATTATCTGCCAGAAATCCACAGCAACGAGCAGATCCTCGAGGCAGTGAATGGGTTAAACTATCCCAGATCTCTGGAGGCTCTTGAAGGATCCTTTACATTGCATCaattaatattttgcaaaattagACCTGAAGGGAATAAAAAGTGATGAAAATAGAGTTgttacaaagagaaaaagagagatcCCTGAATTTATAGAAGGAAGACTTGAAGGTTGCAATAACTTCTATTTGCAGTAGCAGATATTCCTATACCCCATCCCAGAAGAGAAGCTCAGTACCAGATGAGGGCTCATCCCCCAGGACTTCTGGAAATTCACACATTTGTTCAAGCTGTCTTTCCTAAAGACAGTCATGTTCACTGTTTGTGCCTCTGCTTTTCTGTATATCCAGCTCTGACTTCCAAATTTTAACAGGATCCATCCTGGCTAGATCTGCATTATCtccaagctgcactgggcaaGATGATTTCATTTCTTCAGCAGAAGTGATAGAATAATGatgaatatatataattttccaAGAGGAGATACTTTTTATCTACTCACAGACGAGGAAATTCATGAGGCTTCAGCAGCACCCTGCAGTCTCTGAGTGCCATGTATCACTCACAGAATGCAGTGGAAAAGCTCAGGGTTGATCCAAAGGTTGTACAACAGCTCAAATTCAGCAAACAGAGACGTGACCTTTTCATATTCAGGCTTTGTAGAAAGGGCATTTCTTCACCATTTTCTCCCTCAagctctgccagtgctggaCAGTCTCAGGATGCaatggagatggggacagggcaccTGCCAAGCAGCTGTGAGAAGGCAGCAAACATGGGTCATAGGGTACCTGAGCTAATTTATCATTTAATCCcttcaaaaatgtaaaaatacatttgccTTTTTCACTGGGAAATGGTTGATTACCTCATTATCTATTTGGGTATAATTTTAAGGCTTGGTGGTTTAATATTGCAATGTTACGGTCAATTGATCAGTCAAGCATCAGAATAAAAAAGAGGACACTGCTCATTGCACTGTAAACTCATTAGGCCTGACTGGGGAAgcttcctgctgcccctgtCATTGAGTTCCTATCACAGACACCTTTAGGATAAATCCCTAAATCATCCAGGCTCTTCAAACCCAGTCCAGCTGTTGAGCTGCTGGATGCAACCCACAGCCAGAGagctgaggagggagaggagagggatgaGATGAGAACATTGAGCAATATGGAAGTTCATCCCTGGGACACTGAGTGAGATGGGATGGGAGTGCTTGGggaaaagtctgcattgcagCAGGATTCAGTGCAAGGTCCCTGCACATTTCTTTCAAACTGATTCCTAAAAGGACACAAGTGTAGGTGCTGATCACTGCTTGTCTAAAAGTCATACTGTATTTAACTAGGGTTTCTGACAGCTTAAGCTGGATGATTCTTCTCCCAAGATTCCAACTTTTCTCTTAGCCTCTCATcccaaataataataataataataataataataataataataataataataaggaTATAGTGAAAACTTTAGCTGTCTTCGAAGCAAGACAACTTATTCTTGCCAATGCACATCTGGTCCAGCTTTTATCCTCAAAATCTATTTCTCCCCCTAAATGCCCAGCTGTTAAACACCCAGAATCGTCTGTGGACTTTGGCTAatttctgcagagctcagcacagctcttccagagctgtccctttccatggaggTGGTTCAGCAGTCCTTGTCCCAGTGTCTGGCTCTCCTTTGCCATGGGGTGAGCTGAGGGCACAccaaggctgcagctcagcagcaacTGCTTCAGCCAAACCTCTGAAAAAATTTTTAGCAGAAGCCTTGTGGGGTTTAAATATCAATTTTTCCATCAGCTGGAGAGAAACTTTGATCACCACTAGTGTCAGACAGGCCAAGGAGTTTACAGAAAACTGTTCCTCTTTTGCAGATTACAGAAAACAGTCATTTTGCAGAGTGGCCTTACTATATTTGTCTGGGGATAGGTGAGACCTTAATTTCACTCAGCCTTTCGATTTCTGGGGTGTAGCTAATAAAGATCTGGTGGGGGGAGAAATCCAATTTTCAGCTTATTGCTCCAGTCACTTGCAGTGGAAGAGTAGCATTCATCTCAAACCTACACAGCCTCATACATCACAGTGATGTAAAAGTACCTTGGCTGGGGTTCTACCCCTCTCAAACCATTGCCATTAACTCAAGTTACAACCTTTGCCGTGgactcatttatttatttttcccctccctgtttGTAATGTTTCATTGTTTCATtaaactgcagctgctgagttGTTCTTACCTGTTACACCTTCATCACTTGAGGTGAAGAGGAGCCTTACAGCACCATCAAAATgacaggaggaaggggaaaaataaagatacaTGTGTCTCTGGTTTATTACAGCATCAGCACACTGTACTCTCTGAGGCTTTGGAATATGCCTGGAATAGATTACTGTTGAGACTGAAACCACTGAAGGGAATCCATGGGTTTTAATAAATCTGATCATTCATCATTGGATGTGTTACAAATCAGCTGAGTCTTTTCCTTAAGCAACTGTGGCTATGACTGAAAGTTACAAGGGGAATAATGTAAAATATGAGAGGCTGAATTGCACTGCACTTGACTATAATTCCATGTAtatgctttttccttttataaataGAATAAAGAGAACATTGACAGAAGGGCTCATTTCATCATCCTTACAGAAAAGTATTATTAATCAGAAAGCAAAGCCACAGTATAAAGGCAAAAGCAAACAGCACAGCTAGCATGTCTTCACAAGGCTTTCACAAATCCAGagatttgtaaaaaaaaagatttctatCTTTTCCCTCATTCCTGATATTGTCTCTAAGTTTTGGTTCCAGTTTCTCTACTTAGAAACAGACAAAGCTGTTGGCTAATCAGGAGTTCCCACTGCAGTAAGCTGGGACCAAATATGATTTGATATTGCCAGATATGATTTCTTTGTTATTCAAACCAATTGCCCTGTTTACGTAAACTTGACCTTTTCATCACCAAAGCAGCAAGTCTTCTCATCATAAACAT from Zonotrichia leucophrys gambelii isolate GWCS_2022_RI chromosome 13, RI_Zleu_2.0, whole genome shotgun sequence carries:
- the NMUR2 gene encoding neuromedin-U receptor 2; this encodes MAWVSNFSWLNHLVLHEERLRGYLNSTEDYLTFLCGPRRSHLFLPMALVYSVIFIVGVVGNFLVCLVILKHRNMKTPTNYYLFSLAVSDLLVLLFGMPLEVYEMWSNYPFLLGPVGCYLKTALLETVCLASILSVTALSVERYVAVLHPLRAKLAATRRRARATILGLWLLSVLCALPNTGTHGIALQRFPNGTLVPGSATCTVVVPLWIYNCIVQVTSLLFYVLPMGVISVLYYLMGLRLRGDESLEVEEMAVNVQRPSRRSVTKMLFVLVIVFAICWAPFHIDRLFFSFVVEWTEPLANTFNLIHVVSGVFFYLSSATNPIIYNLLSQRFRMAFLSVIAPCCKHCAPKHPPCKISSQKSTFVVEDHNLMDSAENSSLPGTHRTSVSSSQLSTGL